Proteins from a single region of Syngnathus typhle isolate RoL2023-S1 ecotype Sweden linkage group LG10, RoL_Styp_1.0, whole genome shotgun sequence:
- the LOC133161190 gene encoding cortexin-3, which yields MDVPRMAEGLFSSTLSSSGGGHQAASYLSLEQKVAFIFVLLLFIFLALLIVRCFRILLDPYRSMPSSNWTDHTEKDTFDYRIV from the coding sequence ATGGACGTGCCCAGGATGGCCGAGGGCCTATTCAGCAGCACGCTGTCGTCGTCCGGCGGCGGCCACCAGGCGGCGTCCTACCTGTCACTGGAGCAGAAGGTGGCCTTCATCTTCGTGTTGCTACTCTTCATCTTCCTGGCGCTCCTCATCGTGCGCTGCTTCCGCATCCTGCTGGACCCCTACCGCAGCATGCCCTCGTCCAACTGGACCGACCACACTGAGAAGGACACGTTCGACTATCGCATTGTCTAA